Within the Candidatus Latescibacterota bacterium genome, the region GGTCAAGGCTCTCGAGGTGCCTTTTAACATCATCCTCCCCTTCCTTCCCCACCTGTAGATTCCTGCTATAAGCCAGAAATAAGTCCTCATCAACAAATATAGATGCTCCAGCCCTGAGCGCGAGCGCGATCGAATCACTCGGGCGGGCATCTATGAAGAAGACATCCTCTTCCCGTTGAAGCACTATCCTCGCGAAATATGTATCCTTCTGAAGACCACCGATCTCAATACTGACGATCCTGGCACCAAGTTCCTCCACGACGATCTTCAGCAGGTCGTGAGTCATGGGACGTTCGAAACTGCTACCGGAAAGCGCAGTGTAGATAGCCGTAGCTTCTGCCGGGCCTATCCAGATCGGAAGTACTTCCGTCCGGTCATCGGTGGCGAGCATCACCACCGGATGCTCCCGCTCCTTGTCAATCGCGATTCCTTTGACTTTCACATTCAGAAGTCCCATTTCCTGCTATTCCTTTTCGCTTTCAAGATGTTCCTGCACACCTTCGAGAGATTCGAATCTAGGATGGTCCTGGTGTAGATTGCCGATCATCCACTTCGCCGATTCCACGACTTCGGAATCAGGGTAATCTTTCAATAGCTCATCGAAGGTCCTCCTGGCCTGTACCAGGTCCTGAAGCTCTTCGGCATAGACAAACCCGATCATGAACAACGCCTGGGGCGCGAACTTATGTTCCGGATACCTGTTGACAAGTTCCCTGTAATACAGGATCCGTGTATACGATGCGTCCTCTGACTGCGCGATCTCCCAGAGCTGTTCGGGCGTTCTTGTAGTCTCAAGCACATATTCCTGTGCATAGTTGACCGGTGAATATTTTTTCCTCAGTGCCTCGATCTGCTTGTCCAGATACTCTTTCGAGTAACTGTCCCTGAGTGTTTTGGCTATAGATTTTCTGACTTCGGACAGGGGTTGGAGAGCGGCAGGTTTGTAATCATTGATCCTTACAATTGAGTATCCTCTTTCATGCTTGATCACACCGCTTACTTCGCCCACGGTTAGGTCGGCGATATCAGCTGTGAACGTACTGGACTTTCCGATGTATTTAACAAATCCATCCGGGTTGAAATAACCCAGGTCTCCATATGAGGGAGCAGTTGAACGATCCTCCGATTCGCCCTTCGCTATCGCGCTGAACTTTTCGCCTTCATCGATCCGTTTCTTCCATTGCACGCATTTCAGACTGTCTCTCGAAAATATATGCTGCGCCTTGTAGAGAGGAAGATTCGTAAACTCGTCACTGTGACTGTCGTAATAGCTCTCGACTTCCTTATCAGGGATCTCGATCTTCTCTACGATCTCTTTCGCATAGAAAGCTCCGATAAGGATCCTCCGCTCGACAGCTTCGAGTTCGGCTTTCACGATGGGATCGTTTCTCAGGTTTCTGTTTTTGGCCTCAAGATAAAAGAGCTCATCGTTTATGATGAGATTGACAAATCTGGCCCTTCCGGACGGACCCTTGAAGTTGTTTTTCTGATTGTCAGGAAGTAAATCAAATTTCTCATCGATCTCCGCGTCGGTGATCTTTTTATTCCCTATCCTGATCGCTACTCCCTGGTTGATCTCTATTTTATTTTCCTTTTCCCCGCATGAAAACGCAATAAAGACAAGAGATGCCAACATAATTGACGATAATAACGCTCTCTTCATCCTGCTGCCTCCTTTGACCAGACTCTTCATCCTGTTCAGTTCTTTTCTTTTCTATCTTCCATCGCATCAAGCAATTCCCTGACACGCTGACTGTCGCCCCGCCTGCAGACTAGCACATTGCCGTCCTTGACGGCGACAACAAGACCATTGATCCCGACCGTGGCGATGATCCCGTCACGATTGAAAAATATATTGTCACTGGAATCTATCGATACGGCCCTGCCGGTCCCATAATTCCCGTTTTCGTCGACCGGAAGGATGTTCTCCAGTGCATCCCACGAACCGACATCGTCCCACCCCATATCTGTGGGAATGACAACCACGTTGGAAGCTTTTTCCAGAATTCCATAATCGACCGATGTGGCCGGCATTTTCCCGTATTCAGACTTGATGACATCATCCGACTCATCGGATCCGAAAGCTGCTCCCATCCTGTCAAGCGGTCCCATTCCTTCAGGTAGAAATTCCGCGAATGCAGCCAGAAAAGTCGATGGTCTCCACATGAAAATTCCGCTGTTCCAGAAGAAATTTCCATCATCCAGATACTTACGGGCTTTTTCCAGGGTTGGCTTCTCGTGAAACCTGCTTACTTCCAGCACACAGTCCGCATCATTTTCCGGACGATCTGTTTCCCCGATATTTTGCCGGGGAAGAGACGGACCCGCCTCGATATATCCATATCCTGTGGCAGGATGATCCGGTTTGATTCCGAAAGTGACAAGGACATCCTGTCTCTCGACGATCGAACTGCCGATCGTAACGACTCTTTCAAATTCTTCGGTGTCTCTGATTATATGATCTGAAGGACAGCAGAGAAGAGGCTGGTCATCGCCTCTGCTTTTTACCATGGCGGCAGCGACCGCGAGGGATGGCGCTGTATTCCTTCCAAGTGGTTCGGCGAAAATATTTTCAGGAGGTAATCCCGGAAGAATTTCCCTTATCAACCCGAGCTGTCCGGCCACGGTAACTACCAGTATCCTCGAAGGATCGACCAGAGAGGCCAGCCTGTCGAATGTGACAGACAGCATCGGGCCATCTCCCGTTATATCCAGAAATTGTTTCGGCCTTTTCTCAGTACTGAAAGGCCAGAAACGTTTACCGATCCCACCTGCAAGAATAACTGCGTACATGTCACTCCAGAGCTTGACAATGAACAGCTGTAATTACAGCTTAACCTGTTTTACACCTTACTGACCGATAAGGTCCGAAACATCTATATGTCCGGAAAGTGCATCAGCAAATTTCTTCCTGATCTCATCAAGCGATTCCAGATCGGAAGCCTCAAATCTCAAGACCAGCACTGGCTGAGTATTTGAAGCCCTTATCAGGCCCCAACCGCTTCCAAATTTTACTCGAGCACCATCGATATCGATAACTTCGTTCGTCTTTTTGAAATGATCGCCCACTTCACGGACGACATCGAATTTTTTTTCATCTGAGCACTCCAACCTGATCTCAGGAGTACTCTCATAGCTCGGAAGATCGTCGAATATCTCGCTGAGTTTCCTGTCGCTCGAAGAAACTATCTCCAGCAACCTGCACGCCGCGTATATCGCATCATCAAAACCAAAGTATCGATCGGCAAAGAACTGATGTCCACTCATCTCTCCGGCAAGAAGAGCATTTTCTTCCCTCATCTTCTTCTTGATGAGGGAATGCCCGGTCTTCCACATGACAGGTTTTCCACCATGTTTCAGAATATCCTCTTCAAGACTCTGTGAGCATTTGACCTCAAAGATCACAGTGGATCCCGGCTTCTCTGCCAGAAGATCTCTCGCGTAGATCGCCAGAAGACTGTCTCCCCAGATCATCCGTCCCCTGTCGTCCACGACTCCTATCCTGTCGGAGTCGCCGTCGAAACCGATTCCCAGCTCCAGTCCTCCTGACAGCACAGCTTCACGGAGATCAACCAGGTTCTTCTCGACTGTCGGATCGGGGTGATGATTGGGGAAAGTTCCATCAGGGTCCATGTACAACTCGACAGGATTACACCCGAGCCTGCGGAAGATATCCGGAGCGGAGATCCCTGCGGTTCCATTTCCACCATCCGCGGCGAACCTTACCGGCCTGCTCAGTTTGATATTTGCCGCGATGTATTCAGCGTATTCATCCTTCACATCACTCGAAGTCATACCGCCGCCACCGGGCTCAGGCAGACTTCCTTCAGTACCCAGCGTGTGGAGTTCAAGAATATCCTTGCCGTAGATCGTACCGTGGCCCCTCAGGATCTTGAATCCATTGAACTCGGCTGGATTATGGCTGGCAGTGATCATTACACCACCCTCTATTTCCCATTTCTTTGCTGCGAAATAGAAAACAGGAGTAGGAACCTCGCCGATATCGATAATATCGACGCCACCTTTCCTCAGCCCCTCAGTAAGGACGTCGAAATACCTCTGACTGCTTTCCCGAACGTCACGCCCCACGACAGCTTTGTCAATACCTTCTCTTTTGAAGGTAGATGCTATCGCGAGACCGAGTATCCTGACACCATCATCTGAGAGGTCCTCATCAACAAGTCCTCTGATATCATATTCTCTGAATATCTTCTTCGGTAGATCGATGATGAACCTCCTTCTCCAAACCTGATGACAGGCTATTCCTTAACTACCCAGATCTTGACGGGGACTTCAACGTCCTTGTGAAGCCTGACCGGCACAGTGTAGACGCCGAGGATCTTAATGTGTTCCTCAAGAACGACCATCTTGTGATCGATCTCGAACCCCTGCGCAGTGACCGCAGTGGCGATATCCTGAGCGCTGACAGAACCGTAAAGTTTGTCTTCCTCTCCGGCCTGTACGACTATCGTACACGAAAGGTCTTTCATCTTCGCGGCTGTATCCTGGACTGTCCTTTTGTGCTTGTCATCCCTTACAGACTGGAGTCTGTTTTCCTCGACTATGACTTTTTTCATAGCGCCGGTCGCAGGAACGGCAAGCTTCTTGGGCAGAAGATAGTTCCTCGCGTATCCAGCCTTGACGGTCACGATATCCCCACGTTCGCCAAGACCCGGCACACTGTTCTTAAGTATAAGTTCCATTGAGTCATCTCCCTAACGAAAGTAGATCTTTACGAACGGCAGAAGAGCTATCGCCCTGGCCCTTTTAATGGCCATGGCAAGCTGCCTCTGGTGACGGGCGCACGTCCCGGTGATCCTGCGCGGGGATATCTTACCCCTGTCCGTCACGAATCTCCTGAGAAGTCCATCATTCTTGTAGTCTATGGTCAGTTTGTCCGCGCAGAACCTACAAGGTTTATTCGTAGTCCGCTTATCTTTCTTTTTCTTCTTCTTCGCTACTGTTTTTCCACCCATTTTTTCTACTCCATCGTCTGTTCGGCATCGGCCGAGGGCTGTTCCTTGACAGGATTATCATCGACAATGATGAGATGTCTGAGAACGACATCATCAAACCGGAATATCCTGTTGAGTTCATCAAGAATCGCGTTGTTTCCTGTGAATTGGATAAGGATGTATATGCCTTCGAATTTTTTCGCGATCGGATAGGCAAGCTTCCTCTTGCCCCATGGATCGACCTTATGGACGACTCCCTCGCGCGATGTAATGATCTCGTTGAAACGCTCCGTCTTTTCCTTGACGGCGATTTCTTCAAGAGATGGATCAAGAATATAAACGCACTCGTAGGTACGCATAGGCAGGTTCCTCCCTTCGGACTCATTCGACCTTCCCGCTCTCATGGGGGGAAGGTAGGGAAAAAGATTGATTTTCCCGGACCGGCCTGCAGTTCCGCCCGGCACGATCCAGCTTTACCCGGCCAATATAATAGAACGTATGGATATCGTCAAGGTTAATAAGGGTTCTCGGGCTGAAACGGGGCTGGACAGGATACGCACGGCCCTACGGAAAGGCGCCCCGGGATGGCCTGTTTATTTTTCCGGACGGTTGAATTCCATCTGTGTGGCCGCAATACCCCTGCCAAGGATCATCTCGACCGCCTTTGTCGCCGCCCTGGTCATCGCATCGGCCGAAGCACGGTCGTCAGACGAAAAGGGGCTGAGGACGTAATCGCTCCATTCATCACCCTCAGGAGTGGGGCCGCAGCCCATCCTCAACCTTGCAAACTCATTGGTACCAAGATGTTGTGCTATAGAAAGAAGCCCATTATGCCCACCGCTGCCTCCGGATTCCCTGATCCGGAGCCGACCCAGCGGAAGACTGATATCGTCGCAGATGACCAGAAGAGAAGAGGGGGATAACCCCTTTACATCGGCAAGGGCATCCCCCGAACAATTCATGTATGTCTGCGGTTTGATCAGAGTGACGGTACGTCCGGAAGACTTCCATGCCACTCTTAAACTCTTCTCACCGAATCTTTTCCATTTCAGGCCGAATCGCGAGGTAATCAGGTCCAGAACATTAAACCCGAGATTGTGCCTGGTATTCCCATACCTTGCACCTGGATTTCCGAGCCCGCAGAGAAAGGATATCTCCGACATATTTCTCTAGGAGTCCTCTCCCTCACCGGCGGCTTCCTCACCCTCGGCAGGAGCGGCCTCTTCTTCACCCTCAGCAGCCTCTTCAGCTTCAAGATCCTCAGCGACTTCCAGCTTCTTGGGAATCGATACGTGTGCAACCTGGATGTTGTCATCGTCCAAAAACTCAACATCCGGATACTGCGCCACCATACTGGAGATACGGATCGAATCGCCGACCAGCAGGTGAGTCACATCCACTTCCAGCGATTCGGGAATCATAACAGGAGTCGTAGAGATCATTACTTCCCTGATACCGTGATCGAGAATACCACCGAAGTCCTTTACTCCCTTCGGAATACCGGTCAGCAATATGGGCACGCCGACCTTGATAGTCTCATCTTTGGAGATCCGCTGAAAATCGACGTGAAGGACATTGCCCGTCACCGGGTGATGCTGGACATCCTTGACCAGAGCAAGGATAGTATCCTCGTCCAGACCTTCGATATCGATGCTGAGAATGAGATGCTCAGTCGTAGCATGATGAAGGATAGTCCAGAATTCATGCTCTTTTATGGCCAGATGTACAGGCTCAGCCTTATGCCCATAGAGCACACCGGGAATCTCTCCCTGTTTACGGATCTTGTGCAGATTCTTTTTACCCGCTTCAATCCTGGCGCGGGCATTCATTCTGATTTCCTTCATTACTTCCTCCCTATCAGACGAATAACATACTGATAGATTCTTCGGTATGGATCCTCCTGATAGCTTCACCGAGAAGTTCAGATACGTCGAGGACCTTGACCTTGCTACACTTTTCATTACCGCTGAACGGTATCGAATTCGTTACGACGATCTCCTCAATACAGGAAGCCTCGAGTCTCTCAAGAGCCGGACCGGAGAAGACCGGATGTGTGGCTGCCGCCATGATACGTCCAGCGCCCGCCTTTTTCAGAGCCTCTGCTGCCTGCGTTATTGTTCCTGCAGTACTTATTATATCATCGAGAATAATAATATCACTGCCCTCTACCTCACCAATGATGTTCATGAGCTCAGACGAATCGGCGGCAGTCCGCCTCTTGTCAGCTATGGCCAGATTGGCCTCAAGCTTCTTCGCGAAAGCCCTTCCCATCTTTATCCCACCTACATCGGGGGAGACAATGGTAAGGTCCTTGTAATTTTTCCCCCTAATATATTCAAGAATGACCGGCGCCGCAAAAAGATTATCGACCTGAACGTCAAAAAATCCCTGAATCTGTGCCGCGTGAAGTTCGAGGGCCAGGACCCTGTTCGCTCCGGCTGTCTCTATAAGATTGGCCACCAGTTTGGCCGTAATAGGCACTCTGGGCTGATCTTTCCTGTCTTGCCTCGCATATCCGTAATAGGGTATGACCGCGGTAATCCTGCTTGCTGACGCCCTGTAACAGGCATCCATCATGACAAGAAGCTCCAGCAGGTTTTCTGCAGGCGGAAATGTCGGCTGAATGATAAATACGTCTTTACCACGTATATTCTCATTTATATTGACCTTGATTTCTCCATCGGAAAACCGCCCCACGTCCATATCGCAAAGTCCTATCCCGAGGTAATCGGCGATCTTTTCCGACAGATTGGGATTCGCAGTTCCCGACATAAGAGTAACAAGTTCGTTCATCTTTCAGTTTCCTCCAGAAAAAAAAATGACCTCCCGCGGTCACCGATCCTTTATTTACTGGGGCGGGAGGATTCGAACCTCCGATGCAGGAGCCAAAGTCCTGTGTCTTGCCACTTGACGACGCCCCAAAACTTACTGAATCAATTCAATATCAAATCAGGGCTCCGCAACCTCCAGTCCAGACTCAGTCTGAACCTTGTCCACTTCACGCTCAAATGCCTGAACGATCTGTTCCTCCATCCAGTCTCGTGTCGAATTGTTGATAGGATGGGCAATGTCCTGATAGGTACCATCGGGACGCTTGCGACTGGGCATGGCGACAAAAGTTCCCTTTGCTCCCTCTATGACCTTCAGTCCCCTGATAACAAAACAATTATCCAGGGTAATGCTGGCGAAAGCTTTCAACTTGTTGTCATCACGCAATGATATCCTGATCTCGGTGATCTCCATGTGGCCCCCCTGAATCTCCTTTTCTAATTCCACTGGAACAACTCCAGAGTCCAATCCACCGGCTTAGCGATACTGGTAAAGTAACCCTGCCCCATGAATAGTCGCTCTACTTCCACCGCTTTGTCCTCACTATCGAACAACGCAAAACAGGCCGAACCACTCCCCGAAAGCAAACTCAGGGTCGGCTCTTCGCGCCTGAAAACTTCCAGAATCTCTTTAATCTCCGGATACTGCTCTACAGCGTAGCTCTCAAAGCTATTAAACGTCTCAAACGTCATATCCGGGAAGTCCTTCACCTGTTTTAGCAGGTGATTCAGTCTATCCTCATGAGAATCCCTTGTCAACAGAATTCTAACATTATCATATGCCGTCTTCGTTGATATCGGGATGTCCGGTTTTACAATCAATATGGCGCCATAAGGCAACCCTTCCGCTTTTTCCAGAATTTCCCCCCTGCCTCTGCCGGCAGCCGGAGTTCCCCTTACAAAAAATGGTACATCTGATCCGATCCTCAGTGCGATCTCCTCCAGAACCTTCGCTCCGATAGGCTTTCCATGAAGATGATTCATCCCTGTCAGAACTCCAGCCGCGTCGCTGCTTCCCCCACCAAGTCCCGCTCCGTGAGGAATATTCTTGCTGACGGTGATCCTCACCCCCTCATCACAACCCGTCGCCGATATAAACTCCGATGCGGCTTTGAAGCAAAGATTTCTTTCGTCCCAGGGGATTTCAGGCGTGTCTCCGACCAGCTCGATCTGTCCACCCGTAAGCTCTAACTTCAATTCATCAAAAAGAGAAACCGGCTGAAAAAACGTAAGGATATCATGAAAACCGTCCTGTCTTCTTCCAGTGACGGCAAGAAAGAGGTTTATCTTTGCGTTACAACGGATTCCCGTGGTTATCCCTGTCGTCATCCTGTCTCCTTCCAGAGCATAGATTCTTGCGCCCGTCCGACACGATGTCAAGGATTAAGAGTGGACAGGGCCCTCTCAGCTATTTTCGATTGATACAAGCTGTGATATCGGTTATTGTGGCTTGTCTGAGGCTCTGGCCGTTCCAGCGCCGTACAGACCATCTGATTCATTCGCACGCTGACCCGTTTCATCGGGATACAAGGCCGGGAATCCAGACATGATGCGTGGAAACAGGACTTTCAAGAAAATAGACAGATGGGCCGGGATTCCGATACTGCTTGCAGCATCGGCAATAAGAAAGGCTACGCGTTTTCTCGCCCGGACCGGTCACGATTCTGCGGATCATCATAAGATAGGATCAGGGGACAGGATCCTGATCATCAAGCAATCAGCTCTGGGAGATACCCTCCTGCTTCTTCCGGTACTGAAAGCTATGCGCGGAAGCGTGGGATCATCCGGGCAGGTCGATATGCTCGTGACTCCTGTCAACTCGATCATTGCCGAAAATTGCCCCTGGATGGATGATATCATTCTGTTCGATCCATCAAAACTGTTCCTTCATCCTCTACATCTTCCCGGACTGGTCAGAAAGATACGGTCTCGCCGGTATACTGTCGTTCTGGATTTCGACCAATGGCTCAGGTCTTCAGCCCTGTTAGCCGCCGTATCGGGCGCCGCGACGACGGCTGGATTTAAAACACCAGGGCAGCACCGTCACTTCGCCAGCGACCTGACCGTGACTCAGACAGAGAAAAGACACGAATCCTGTCTATTCAGGGACCTGGCCTGCTCATGCGGAATACCCGTCGAAGCCGTGGAACCTTTCTCGGGTTTTCTTAAAGGAAATGACCTGTTCGAATCGGACACACCGGACATTCGGGACAAGACGAAGCCCATGCGCGTACTTTTTCACCCGGGATGCGGGGAGCATGGATACCAGAGAGAATGGCCAGCCGCTGATTACGCCAGTCTGGGATCGGCTCTCTCCTCCTCATATGATATCTCGATAACGATCTCCGGACATGGAGAGCATGAAATGCCCATCGCCCGTGAGATAATAGAAGAAGGCGATTTCAACTCCACAGATCTCTCGGGAAGATTGACCTTCGCGCAGCTTGCTGCCGTTGTAAAAGACACCGACCTGGTAGTATGTGGAAATACTGGAGTCATGCATCTCGCAGCCGGGTACGGAACACCGCTGGTAGCTCTGCATGGACCTACAGATCATCTGAAATGGGGGCCGGACTACTCCTGTGGAAAAGTCTCTGACACACTGGCTCCCGGCTCGGCCACTATTATCCGAGCCGACATCCCATGCTCACCATGTCTGTTTCTTGGATACGAATACGGTTGCGATGGCCGCGCGTGCATGGAATCTATCCAGGTGGAAACGGTCCTCGATGCCTGTTCAACAATCCTCGACAGACTTCAGACCTTGTAGCTCTCCCACAGATCGCCCCATTCAGTCGCACGGAATTTATTTATCTTGCTCCGCCCGACAGTCGGATACCAGAGAAAATCATGATAAAAATTACTGGCGGCCGGGGCCCATGCAACAAGAGGGGAATGCAGAGCGATCTTTTCCAGGAATCTGAGCCCACCCTTCCGTAACATCTGGTCACCCCATATTACGAAGCTCTTCTTCGTGTGGAAATGGAAATTCATCTCCCCGATGTCCTCACCCTCTATCTCAAGATTTTCAACACGTCCCTCGCCCAGACCTCTCTCTGTGGCCCATCGGATATAATCGATCGACATCGGATCGAAGCCCATTATCTTCGCGGCCACCGCGTCGATCGCTACGGAATCGGCACTGGCGAGGATGATGTTTCCTACGTACGGGTCCATAGTCCTCGGCCCCGCACCATCTCCACATACCGTACCGTCCATCACCGCGAATATATTCGGATGAAGCTCTTTCTGCATCATCAGAAGATCGACCAGGACCTCATGCATATATTTGTGAGCGTAATGCCTGACTTCCTTCAGAAGTCCTCCGAAAGAGTTCTTGATCGCCCCTGTCGTAGTCGAATGTCCGTGAGTCTTCACTGTGGGCAGATGAAGAATATCCTTCCCTATGTACATCTTCGGTATCTCGATCCCATCAGGGAATATCTCGTTCAGTTTCATGAGATCGGATTTGAACTTGTAAGTGATCCACTCTACTTCCGGAAGGG harbors:
- a CDS encoding bifunctional nuclease family protein, producing MGLLNVKVKGIAIDKEREHPVVMLATDDRTEVLPIWIGPAEATAIYTALSGSSFERPMTHDLLKIVVEELGARIVSIEIGGLQKDTYFARIVLQREEDVFFIDARPSDSIALALRAGASIFVDEDLFLAYSRNLQVGKEGEDDVKRHLESLDPSDFGQMDGGELS
- the rpsR gene encoding 30S ribosomal protein S18 — translated: MGGKTVAKKKKKKDKRTTNKPCRFCADKLTIDYKNDGLLRRFVTDRGKISPRRITGTCARHQRQLAMAIKRARAIALLPFVKIYFR
- a CDS encoding DUF362 domain-containing protein, with amino-acid sequence MASKVAVIRTRPETVIEDYHRVMELADAGSFLTAERDLLLKLNLSWTKYFPACSSQPWQLDGVLADLFGRGYGKDQLLPIENKTVVTNPVKGAVNNLWMPIIEKRGLPFIPLPEVEWITYKFKSDLMKLNEIFPDGIEIPKMYIGKDILHLPTVKTHGHSTTTGAIKNSFGGLLKEVRHYAHKYMHEVLVDLLMMQKELHPNIFAVMDGTVCGDGAGPRTMDPYVGNIILASADSVAIDAVAAKIMGFDPMSIDYIRWATERGLGEGRVENLEIEGEDIGEMNFHFHTKKSFVIWGDQMLRKGGLRFLEKIALHSPLVAWAPAASNFYHDFLWYPTVGRSKINKFRATEWGDLWESYKV
- the rplI gene encoding 50S ribosomal protein L9; protein product: MELILKNSVPGLGERGDIVTVKAGYARNYLLPKKLAVPATGAMKKVIVEENRLQSVRDDKHKRTVQDTAAKMKDLSCTIVVQAGEEDKLYGSVSAQDIATAVTAQGFEIDHKMVVLEEHIKILGVYTVPVRLHKDVEVPVKIWVVKE
- a CDS encoding ribose-phosphate pyrophosphokinase, which gives rise to MNELVTLMSGTANPNLSEKIADYLGIGLCDMDVGRFSDGEIKVNINENIRGKDVFIIQPTFPPAENLLELLVMMDACYRASASRITAVIPYYGYARQDRKDQPRVPITAKLVANLIETAGANRVLALELHAAQIQGFFDVQVDNLFAAPVILEYIRGKNYKDLTIVSPDVGGIKMGRAFAKKLEANLAIADKRRTAADSSELMNIIGEVEGSDIIILDDIISTAGTITQAAEALKKAGAGRIMAAATHPVFSGPALERLEASCIEEIVVTNSIPFSGNEKCSKVKVLDVSELLGEAIRRIHTEESISMLFV
- a CDS encoding phosphomannomutase/phosphoglucomutase, whose amino-acid sequence is MGRDVRESSQRYFDVLTEGLRKGGVDIIDIGEVPTPVFYFAAKKWEIEGGVMITASHNPAEFNGFKILRGHGTIYGKDILELHTLGTEGSLPEPGGGGMTSSDVKDEYAEYIAANIKLSRPVRFAADGGNGTAGISAPDIFRRLGCNPVELYMDPDGTFPNHHPDPTVEKNLVDLREAVLSGGLELGIGFDGDSDRIGVVDDRGRMIWGDSLLAIYARDLLAEKPGSTVIFEVKCSQSLEEDILKHGGKPVMWKTGHSLIKKKMREENALLAGEMSGHQFFADRYFGFDDAIYAACRLLEIVSSSDRKLSEIFDDLPSYESTPEIRLECSDEKKFDVVREVGDHFKKTNEVIDIDGARVKFGSGWGLIRASNTQPVLVLRFEASDLESLDEIRKKFADALSGHIDVSDLIGQ
- a CDS encoding 50S ribosomal protein L25; this translates as MKEIRMNARARIEAGKKNLHKIRKQGEIPGVLYGHKAEPVHLAIKEHEFWTILHHATTEHLILSIDIEGLDEDTILALVKDVQHHPVTGNVLHVDFQRISKDETIKVGVPILLTGIPKGVKDFGGILDHGIREVMISTTPVMIPESLEVDVTHLLVGDSIRISSMVAQYPDVEFLDDDNIQVAHVSIPKKLEVAEDLEAEEAAEGEEEAAPAEGEEAAGEGEDS
- the pth gene encoding aminoacyl-tRNA hydrolase, whose protein sequence is MSEISFLCGLGNPGARYGNTRHNLGFNVLDLITSRFGLKWKRFGEKSLRVAWKSSGRTVTLIKPQTYMNCSGDALADVKGLSPSSLLVICDDISLPLGRLRIRESGGSGGHNGLLSIAQHLGTNEFARLRMGCGPTPEGDEWSDYVLSPFSSDDRASADAMTRAATKAVEMILGRGIAATQMEFNRPEK
- the spoVG gene encoding septation regulator SpoVG — its product is MELEKEIQGGHMEITEIRISLRDDNKLKAFASITLDNCFVIRGLKVIEGAKGTFVAMPSRKRPDGTYQDIAHPINNSTRDWMEEQIVQAFEREVDKVQTESGLEVAEP
- the rpsF gene encoding 30S ribosomal protein S6, with the translated sequence MRTYECVYILDPSLEEIAVKEKTERFNEIITSREGVVHKVDPWGKRKLAYPIAKKFEGIYILIQFTGNNAILDELNRIFRFDDVVLRHLIIVDDNPVKEQPSADAEQTME
- a CDS encoding glycosyltransferase family 9 protein; protein product: MMRGNRTFKKIDRWAGIPILLAASAIRKATRFLARTGHDSADHHKIGSGDRILIIKQSALGDTLLLLPVLKAMRGSVGSSGQVDMLVTPVNSIIAENCPWMDDIILFDPSKLFLHPLHLPGLVRKIRSRRYTVVLDFDQWLRSSALLAAVSGAATTAGFKTPGQHRHFASDLTVTQTEKRHESCLFRDLACSCGIPVEAVEPFSGFLKGNDLFESDTPDIRDKTKPMRVLFHPGCGEHGYQREWPAADYASLGSALSSSYDISITISGHGEHEMPIAREIIEEGDFNSTDLSGRLTFAQLAAVVKDTDLVVCGNTGVMHLAAGYGTPLVALHGPTDHLKWGPDYSCGKVSDTLAPGSATIIRADIPCSPCLFLGYEYGCDGRACMESIQVETVLDACSTILDRLQTL
- the ispE gene encoding 4-(cytidine 5'-diphospho)-2-C-methyl-D-erythritol kinase, with product MTTGITTGIRCNAKINLFLAVTGRRQDGFHDILTFFQPVSLFDELKLELTGGQIELVGDTPEIPWDERNLCFKAASEFISATGCDEGVRITVSKNIPHGAGLGGGSSDAAGVLTGMNHLHGKPIGAKVLEEIALRIGSDVPFFVRGTPAAGRGRGEILEKAEGLPYGAILIVKPDIPISTKTAYDNVRILLTRDSHEDRLNHLLKQVKDFPDMTFETFNSFESYAVEQYPEIKEILEVFRREEPTLSLLSGSGSACFALFDSEDKAVEVERLFMGQGYFTSIAKPVDWTLELFQWN
- a CDS encoding mannose-1-phosphate guanylyltransferase; this translates as MYAVILAGGIGKRFWPFSTEKRPKQFLDITGDGPMLSVTFDRLASLVDPSRILVVTVAGQLGLIREILPGLPPENIFAEPLGRNTAPSLAVAAAMVKSRGDDQPLLCCPSDHIIRDTEEFERVVTIGSSIVERQDVLVTFGIKPDHPATGYGYIEAGPSLPRQNIGETDRPENDADCVLEVSRFHEKPTLEKARKYLDDGNFFWNSGIFMWRPSTFLAAFAEFLPEGMGPLDRMGAAFGSDESDDVIKSEYGKMPATSVDYGILEKASNVVVIPTDMGWDDVGSWDALENILPVDENGNYGTGRAVSIDSSDNIFFNRDGIIATVGINGLVVAVKDGNVLVCRRGDSQRVRELLDAMEDRKEKN
- a CDS encoding peptidyl-prolyl cis-trans isomerase, producing the protein MKRALLSSIMLASLVFIAFSCGEKENKIEINQGVAIRIGNKKITDAEIDEKFDLLPDNQKNNFKGPSGRARFVNLIINDELFYLEAKNRNLRNDPIVKAELEAVERRILIGAFYAKEIVEKIEIPDKEVESYYDSHSDEFTNLPLYKAQHIFSRDSLKCVQWKKRIDEGEKFSAIAKGESEDRSTAPSYGDLGYFNPDGFVKYIGKSSTFTADIADLTVGEVSGVIKHERGYSIVRINDYKPAALQPLSEVRKSIAKTLRDSYSKEYLDKQIEALRKKYSPVNYAQEYVLETTRTPEQLWEIAQSEDASYTRILYYRELVNRYPEHKFAPQALFMIGFVYAEELQDLVQARRTFDELLKDYPDSEVVESAKWMIGNLHQDHPRFESLEGVQEHLESEKE